tagtaaatctagcctataGTCCCATCACCATGGAGAATGTGTACCATAGAACCCTGCGATCCTCTTGTTACCAACGTGAAAATTCCAGAGAGCTCCTACTATCAAAATGACCCTTACAGGTGTACATAACACACATTAACATTTATCAGAACACCACAATTCTTCAGCAAACATGCTTCTTATTAACAATGAAAAGGTCTTCAAAAGTAATAGCTGAGTGGTTAAGTGAATCTGTTGTAATGAGTGTGACAAACTTTTTGCAACCAATCATACATACTAAACTTTAACTAGTATAGATAAGAACTGCACAGGATAAGGAATAATACAATGATCTATGTTACAGACTTGAAGTGACAAATGGTGAAATATAGACTTCCTCCATTAAATAACACTTATTAATTAACCAGGGTTCTATGATATGCTACTGTGTGGATATGGTGGACCAAACTTTGAACATGGATCAGTTTAATCTTAGAGAAAAAAAAGGTCTAACATTTTAATGGATCATTATAAATCCTGGACAAGCAGTGATTACATTGAGATAATAAGTGAAATATATATTGAATACAGTGACATTCTTGGAGCTGCTCTGTCTTCCTGTGATAAATGTATTCTTCCAGATGACAGGTAGGCTGCCTAAGGTCCTTCAGCTTTTGTGGATCCACAAACCAGTCAGAGGCTGGTAGGTCATtctgaaacttgtagttccacagttaCTGCCAATCACAGGTAGCCTAACTCTTCTCTATAGAAGTAGACTGTGATATCTCTGGTAGGGTATTGTCACAGGTTTTAAGAACATATTCCACATAATGCCTAATGTATTCAAAGACAATACTATTATCTACTCTACATaattgtatctatatatattatatattaaataattatttagaaAAGCAAGATATATTTTGATATTACCTGTAGATTATAAGAAAATCTCTATGATGTAGGAGCAGAATGTCTGGAAGAACCATGAACAGTGATCTTTTGCAATCTTCATGGCCTTGGGGTTTTCTTGATCTGGTGATTTGGGTTTTGGAGGATCCGGCTTCTTGGTAGATGCAGGTTTTTTGGTGGTTGGTTTCTTCGTTGGTGGAGGTTTCTTCTCAGATTTGGATGTATCATTCTGTTGGTTTCCACTAGGACTTACTTGCTTGAACTGAGAAGGAGCAGGAGCCTTTGGACACTTGCTGTGTCTAAACATTTGAGGCTCACATGGGTTCCCAACCTTTCTGAGGTCCTGGCTGAGCTGGTTCCAGAAACCCTTTGTATCTTGGTTGTACGCGCGGCAGTAGGACGGTTTTGATGCAAACTCACATGAATATGTTTTGCCCTGATTTTTACATTCGATTTTTACTCTGACCTCACCTTGACCACTGATGCCCATGACACAAGCATCTCTGTTTTTAGTTTGAAAGGGAATCTTTTCTTCATTGCCAGGGTTCTGTGCCAAGGTTCCCACCAGGAAAGCCAACACTGTGATAATGACTGCACCACACTTCATGGCCAGAAAGTCCGGTTGAAAGCTTGTGTCTTGGTGGAGCTTGGTGGAGCGATGCTGAAGTTGAACAGCTGTGTTTAGTGTGAGTGATAAATGTGCT
The Mixophyes fleayi isolate aMixFle1 chromosome 1, aMixFle1.hap1, whole genome shotgun sequence DNA segment above includes these coding regions:
- the FGFBP2 gene encoding fibroblast growth factor-binding protein 2 produces the protein MKCGAVIITVLAFLVGTLAQNPGNEEKIPFQTKNRDACVMGISGQGEVRVKIECKNQGKTYSCEFASKPSYCRAYNQDTKGFWNQLSQDLRKVGNPCEPQMFRHSKCPKAPAPSQFKQVSPSGNQQNDTSKSEKKPPPTKKPTTKKPASTKKPDPPKPKSPDQENPKAMKIAKDHCSWFFQTFCSYIIEIFL